One region of Salvia miltiorrhiza cultivar Shanhuang (shh) chromosome 3, IMPLAD_Smil_shh, whole genome shotgun sequence genomic DNA includes:
- the LOC131018841 gene encoding uncharacterized protein LOC131018841, with the protein MQKCISKHQILLDAASPVLVSPVLGRPLILYIAAQKRSMGALLAQENENGKDNTLYYLSRTMTPNELKYAPIEKLCLALIFSIQKLKHYFQAYTVRLISKANPLKFVMSRHVLSDRLARWYLQLQQFEIVYVPQKTVKGQVLADFLADHPIPAECELSEDLPDEDALAIDIALPWWMFFDGASHREGAGAGVVFVSPERQVLPYSFTLTENCSNNVAEYQALILGLEMALDMQQSHLKVYDDSKLVVNQILGLYEVKKPELLPYVKYARKIIKWLGNVEIEHILINENKQADALAKLASTIAMISGETHISVCERWVIPPIFEEEKCEEIESHLVEVFEIEEEDRRQLLVDYLKYDKLPNDPRRRVDIRRRATRFIFFKGTLYIRSFDRVFLRCLSNEKAAKAMEEAHSGICGAHQSGSNLHFRIKRMGYYWPTIVKDCLDTCKDVKPANSTRI; encoded by the coding sequence ATGCAGAAATGCATTTCGAAACATCAAATCTTACTTGATGCAGCCTCTCCTGTGCTTGTATCACCTGTGCTAGGACGCCCCTTGATTTTGTATATTGCTGCTCAAAAACGATCCATGGGAGCTTTGCTTGCGCAAGAGAATGAAAATGGAAAAGATAATACATTATACTACTTGAGCAGAACAATGACGCCGAATGAGTTGAAGTATGCTCCAATTGAAAAGTTGTGCTTGGCACTGATTTTCTCCATCCAGAAGCTTAAGCATTATTTTCAGGCTTATACAGTCCGCCTTATATCTAAGGCAAACCCTTTAAAATTTGTAATGTCAAGACATGTTCTATCCGACAGACTTGCACGGTGGTACCTTCAACTTCAACAATTTGAGATCGTGTATGTTCCCCAAAAAACTGTGAAGGGACAAGTGTTGGCTGACTTCTTAGCAGATCACCCGATTCCCGCTGAGTGTGAGCTAAGTGAAGACCTCCCGGACGAAGATGCGCTTGCAATCGATATTGCCCTACCCTGGTGGATGTTTTTCGATGGAGCATCTCATAGAGAAGGAGCTGGTGCTGGGGTCGTGTTTGTATCACCAGAACGTCAAGTGTTGCCATATTCCTTCACCCTAACTGAGAATTGCTCGAACAATGTAGCAGAATATCAAGCTTTGATCCTCGGTTTGGAAATGGCGTTGGATATGCAACAATCCCACCTCAAAGTATATGATGATTCCAAATTGGTGGTTAATCAAATACTTGGATTGTATGAAGTGAAGAAACCAGAGTTATTGCCATATGTCAAGTATGCTCGTAAGATCATTAAGTGGCTTGGAAATGTGGAGATTgaacatattttaataaatgaaaacaaacaaGCAGATGCCCTGGCTAAACTCGCATCTACTATAGCTATGATCAGCGGCGAAACCCATATATCGGTATGTGAAAGGTGGGTCATACCACCCATTTTTGAAGAGGAGAAATGCGAAGAAATTGAAAGCCATCTTGTTGAAGTCTTCGAAATTGAGGAAGAAGATAGACGCCAACTGTTGGTCGATTATCTGAAATATGATAAATTACCAAATGATCCACGTCGAAGGGTTGACATCCGGCGACGCGCCACTCGCTTCATTTTCTTCAAAGGGACACTTTATATAAGGTCTTTTGATAGAGTATTTCTGAGGTGCTTAAGTAATGAGAAAGCTGCCAAAGCCATGGAAGAGGCGCATTCTGGCATCTGCGGTGCTCATCAATCAGGTTCAAATCTACACTTCCGAATCAAGAGAATGGGTTACTATTGGCCTACTATAGTGAAGGATTGTTTAGATACGTGCAAAGATGTCAAGCCTGCCAATTCCACGCGAATCTAA